The nucleotide sequence tatatttaggaacaaagagaGTAGTAGCTACCAAAGGATTTACACAACAAAATACATCAACGATGGGACAACAAGACGGTGACAGTCGGAGTCGGAGAGGATATATAGCCCTATCCGGATCGAAATATATACCCACGCCTACACGGACAGGGTTGATGTGATCGTGTGAATATATGTAGCTCCCGCCGGTATACATCGCTACAACCTATTACCTGCGATCGACTATGATGATCGACGACGCCTCCACCTCGACCCTAACCACCACGGTGACCACCGGCAGCCATGTCCTCAGAATTAACGGCTATACGGAGACAAAGCTCCTCGGCAACGGCGTGGCGGCCCCGTCCGGCGAGTTCGAGGCAGCCGGCCACCGCTGGCGGATCCACTACTACCCCAACGGAGGATCGTGGAACAACGCCGACGGCATCTCTCTCGCCCTCAGCATCGCCGACAAGTACGTCCTCAGCCATGTCAACGCAAACGTCCGGTTCTCTCTCGTCCCTCACGACGGCAAGAAGCCGGCGCCGGCCAAGCTCAAGCACTACCGTTCCAGTTTCGGGGGCGTCTTCAAGTTCAACGGCCATGTCATCGGCGAACGGTCTAGGTTCATGGGAAGAGACCAGCTAGAGAAGTCGGGTTACGTCGTGGACGACTGCTTCATCGTCAGGTGCGACATCGATGTCGTCGTCACGTCGGCGGCTAGAGTGTTTGGCAGCACGGCCACGGATGCTTGTGATGAtctcgaggaggcggagctccCCTGCAGCAGCATGGTTCAGGAGGACATGTGCAAGCACGAGGACAACGTCGTTGGCGGCCACGCAACGGATACGGAAGACCCTTCCGATATCGGGTTGGCGAAGCTGCACCGCTCGGGACCAAGGCAACCCAAGATGATGATGCATCCGATGTCCGCCGCTCTTTTCTCTTCTGTCTTCTCATGTTTTGCAGATTTTTTCTAGACATATATTGACCTTTTTAGATTGTAATTTGTAGTCATTACTATATCATTTACCATATGGAAACTAGTAGCTCATCCAATGCAGCCTCTCTATAAATTTTGATTTGACGAGGCAATTATTTTCTGCCTTCTACATCATTTTATACATTTATTAATTTGCGAACCAATTTGTGATTGGACGGTTAGAGGGCTGTGCTATCCTAGGCCCATCAGGGTTtaaatcctgatgctcgcatttatttttgaatttatttcagaatttccgacGATGCGTATTCAGTTGAagaagacgttcccgtcgatgacgaggtgcctacagttacttcgtaaattttaagatgatatgCCGACTTGTGTGAATATGAGCACTTGCGTTTGTACTGTGTTTAAGAAAACACCTGCTATTCATGACACctagtattttggaacggagagagtagcaGATAGTACAAGGTAAGTGTACAGAAGGCCGTGGTGGTTTCAGAAAATTTCACATGACACACTTATACGTCACAAAATTCTATTGCTAGATTGCAATCCGAATTGGATGAACAGCACGAACTTCATATCCATGTGGCCAGCTCATAGTAACACATCCGAGGCTCGTGAATGTTTTCTCTCTAGTTTTCTCATGATTTGTTGACTTTTTTCTGGACAGTGATATATTTATGTTTTTTCTTTCGCCTCTTGCAAGGCGACTAGAGGAAAgccttcctccccccccccctcccccccatctCGGCACATCTCTGCCGATGATCCGTCTCCTCTTTGTCCGTTTTTCCGACAGCCGGTAGCGGGGAGGAAAATCCTGGTTCTTAGGTCCGGCTAGTAGGTAGGTACGTTTTATTCCTTGTAGGGGCGACGTTCGGACGAATGGCGGTGCTTCTTTCTCCAGTTAGTCTTTCGAGCTCCAATCGTCCTCAAGTTCGTCTATTGGGACAGATTAAATGGAGCTCTGGTGTTGATTCCTTCTAGCTCCCCGGGTcggagaggttagggtttctcgttgTGCGTACACAATGGCAAGATTTGGTGTCAGATTTTTCAGATCGATTCACGGATTCAACGGCGATGGCTGCTGCTCTGGGGCGCTAATTCTTGCATGAAGGCTTTTCGGCTATTATCGACAAGGTTAAGCCAGCTCCGACATAGGAGCAGCGAAAGCAACTGTCGGTGGCTCATTCTTGTGGCGACTGTGGTCGTTTGGTGGTCATGGACCTTAATGCATTTATTttatgtttgaggtgctttgtGCTTCTGGTACTTTTTATTTATAGATCTAATCATTTGGATTGATTATTTTATTTCACTACCTTAATAATTATTAGTTTCTAATTTGGATCGATTATTATATTTCACTACCTTGTGAATAAAATATAGCAGCTCGTGTGCAACCACTTTCTATAAATTCTCAATCATCTTTGTTATGAAGTTTTAAACATCCTCTAATCCTTAGCAGATGCAAAGTAAGTACGCCATATGCCATGTCGATCagaaaaaaaaatgttcacatggcACACTTATACGTCACAAATTCTATTGCTAGACCATCATCCAAAGTTATTGCACCAAAGTGCCACATGACCTGTAAGAAGTTTGAAACTCCTACCTTGTATAAACCGAAATCATCACGTCAATTTCAAATATCTCAATTTGGCAAATGGGCACAGAAACTTCAAATTGTTCCACCTTCGTTGCAAAAACTATATTAATATAATCTCCAAGTGAGTGCACCCAAGTGGAACATGACATGTAAGAAGTTTGAAACTCCAACCTTGTTAAAACCGAAATCATTACGACAATTTCAGATATCCCAATTTGGCAAATGGGCACGGAAACTTTAAATTTTTTCACCTTCGTCACAAAAACCATATTTTTACTCTCATGTGAGTTGTGTTAAGCTCAGTTATCATTAGTTAAATGTACCTTCCTACTATTCGCAAAAAAATGTACCTTCCTACAAAGGTACCAAGTGCATCTGTATGTGTGATGATGCCAGATACATCTTTAGGATACATAGGCAAGCCTTGAGCCCTTGACTATAGCAGATGCACCTGTACTAAACAAGCTTACCACAGTATACATACAAACGAAAAAATATAGTAGTATATGTTTACCTACACATACAACACATCATCGATGCTAACGTTGGATGCTGAGAATCTGACCTAAACCACATGTTGTGCGCCAATTTTCAGAGTTGACAGCGCAAAATGGGTTTTGGGTTGGGGAGATGAAGGTTCAAGTAGATTGAATCCTTAACTCTGCTATTTATCTATCTTCTCATTTTCCATCCAGTAATTAATACAAATTCATGACTTATACTTTAATATGTCTGATGTGTGGAGGATCACGTTGAGTCTTCGGTACTAGCAAAGACTTTCAGCCAGAAGCTCCATACAAATGCATAACACCATAGTGCCTGCTTCATATCGGTGATAGATTTCAAGTCTACATCTTTTTGGAAGAGCAATTAGTACAACAAAGATAATCGAATAAATgtaattttcttcttcttttgtcgAATTCATTACAGACAAACAATGTATGCCATCTTCTTCTTGTGTAGAATTCATTACAGAAGAGCAATGTATGCTAGCTGAAAGGATGACACATAGAAGAATGATAGAGATAGACACAAAgctttagggtgtgtttggttctgGTCACCGGATGGAATGTAACGGGTCCATCCCGTGCCTGCCCCACATTCCTATGTTCGGTAGTAGCGAAGCGCCAGAACCAACCCATTCGCCCGGGCGGAATATTCCCCTAAGATCCGGAATACACTCGTACCTCCGATTTGGAGGAATCACAAGGAACGGCTCGGCCTCGCGTCTCTCACCTCTGCCCGCGACTCCCGCAACCATGAACTCTGTCCcatcgccgcgccgccaccgctcccTCTTCTATCTCTCCCACTAGTGCGCCGCCTCTCCTCCTCCATCCCTCTCGAGCGAGGTATCTCCCTCTCCGGCGATGCATCTCCATCACCTATCAGCTCCGCGTCTAGTCGCTGAGGATCTCCATGTCGGGCTGCTGCGGATCTTCGGTGATGCTCCATGTCGGGTTGCTGCGGATCTCCGTGAGCTTAAACTGGATCGTGATGAGGCGGCTACATCTCGCAAGCAAGCTATGTGCTGGTGAACTCGTTGCCGTCCCTCAGTGGCGACTTTGTGGTGCCGGCCATTGACTGCCAGCTCCGGCTGCAGTGCTAATCCCTTATCTATGTGCCACACCTGGGCAAGCAGCGACAATCAGCTGCTGAATCGATTCGGGAATACGTACTATTGTGTTCTGAAACTTGGTAGATTTTCCTAATCACAGCAGCATGATTTTGCGTAAATGGCTAGTATTTTAACATCTATATGGATGGATGCCTCGTATTTTGGCATGAATATGAATGCATGACTTGTATTTTGACAGTTTTTAGGCTAGCGTTTTGACAGATTGTTGACATGTATATGAGTGAATAACTAGTATGCTTCTGGCATTTTCTTATTATGTGTTAAAAATACAAAGACTAGTGACAATTATGCATATATGTGACATCAAATGCCTTCCATTACGTTATTTCCAACCAAACACTGAAATGGAACCGTTCCATTACACCTACTTGCCCAACCAAACGTAAGAACGGAACCAACCCATTCTAGTGGAATGGAATGTCACGGAACCATGACATTCCATTCCACTTCGTTctccaaccaaacacacccttaagcAACAGAAGTAACTAACCACCTTGGGATCCAATTGAGTCATCTAATTCAATAATAATGTATGAGCTGCAAACTCGATGATACCTAGTTCATTGGCAGCACACCGTAAaattcaataattcaaataatcAATGACTCCATAGTAATACTCAAACGTTAAATAAAAAGGTgtgctgtgcaccgtgaccaagcaAAAAGATAGCAGTACTACCAGTCCAGTACATTCTTTGGCCATCATGCGCCCATCCTCGTCGACAGCAGTTGATCACTAAATGTGGACTTTGGAAACTTCCTCAATATATAGCTAGTTACATGTTGCTATATTTTATTACACAAGGGGGTTTGCGAGCAAGTTTGGGAATAAGCTCCTTCATAATAGACGGGCAACTTCTTGCTAGATGCTCAAAGTCAGAACTCCGTGTGATCAGATCCAGCATGCTATTGTTACAGGACTCGAGGAATCTGAAGCATTCCTCCTTGAGTGCAGGACAAGCATGTTGCTCGGCGAGTGCCAGTGTAGTGGCAACTGTGCTAGTGTTGATGTAACCGCATAGTTTCTCTTCGCAGGTCAACTTCAGTCTCTTGAGGCCGTACCTGTCCGCGGCAACAAGCAAATGCTGGATCATCCCTAGTGCATCGGCATCGTCGACATCGGGCACCGAATCGGTGTAGATAAAATGAAGCAATGCCTGGAATACTTTTGGCTCCATGTCCTCTATCTGCACGCACATTGATGTGCTCTCCTTCATTGGACCCAGAAGCTGCGCCCTGAAGACAGAGGAACGAGCACCAAGGACACACCTGTGTGCGGCGAACATCTCACCGCCGACCTCGAACATGACATCCGCCCCTTCACCGGAGGAGAGGAGCTGACCGAGATCATGGAGGATATCCGACGGCGGCACTAGCATGCGATCATGGTTCCGTCCAGGAACGTACTCAGTGGAAATCTCCTTGGACACAATGATGTCGAATTGGACACTGAAACCACCGTTCTCCCATGACACGTGACCTAATCTCTCCAGATCAGCCCTGGTGATGAACCGAGAGTAACCCCACGGCCCTTCATTGCTGGAGAAGGTGCAGCACCTCCACCCACCTCTGCGGCCGTAGGACGGCACCGGCTTCCCGTGCGCGTCGAGTAGGCTGATCTTGACCTGCGTCGTGACGACCTCGAAGGCGCCGGCcgggacgaggaagaggaagacggATATCCAGCCGGCGTCCTGCGGGCCCTGGCCGTCGGGGTAGAACTCGACGTACCAGCGGCGGCCTCCGGCGAGGAAGGTCTCCGATTTGACGCACTTGCCGTTGCCGAGCCCTTGGTATGTCGGGTACACGTTGATGTATAGAAGTAGAACATGCGAGCCTGACCTGGGTGAGACGGTCTGAGGCttgacggcggcagcggcggtggcggagggagTTGGGGTGGAGGAGCTGGACATGACACAACCCATGGCGGCTAACGATTTTGTTGAGTGCACAAGATCATGCGTGCCTGGCCTCCATTGATGAGTTTAGAAGGAAGGTAGGCAGTTGGGATTTCAGCCGAGACGCAAGGATAGAGGTTAGAGTTTGTTACCATTACGGCTGGATCtcggtcatggtctcatggatggCTACTCTCGCTGTATGGATCTCGGTCATAGTCTATGGGCTTCCGTGGTTGGTGTGTGGCCAGCAAATATACTAGCTTATTCAATTCTTCAAAATCGGACTTATCCAAACTAAAAAATCATTAATTTGCTCAATTTTTtcctgaaattttgaaaaaaattcaagggTGAGTGAAATTTTCTTGGTTTCGAAAGTGGAAACTTTGCTCCTGACAAACCCCTCCGTAAGCTAAGGGCATCTCTAGCCGATCACCTAGATCCGATTAGAGAAATAAAAATTCTAGTTTACTCTTTTAAATTGGACTTAGCCGATCTCCTAAAACCCATAGAGGACTATAAATTCTACTCCGAGCGACAAACGAGGATCAAATATACTCGCTCGCTCGGCCGAGGAATAAAACTTCTCCCTTCTCTCTCCCTTCTAGGCGCCACTCAattctccgccgccgccaccgaatcCACGCCTCGGCCGCAACCCGCCGCCCATCCATTCACCCCGCGGGCGACATGGGTGGAACCggaggccgccgccgctccccaccTATGATCCACAACGCGTTGCCCGCAGATCAACGCTGCAGCTCTGCCTCCTCCTCTTGCATCAGTGGCAGCTCCTCCTCCAGCGGCATCCCCTGAGATCGCACTGCCCCTGCCGTAGGTGCCGAGATACCACAGCGTGCGGCAACTCCAGTGGGGCACTTGGGTCGCAGAAATATACAACCGTGACACCGGGAAGACCCACTAGTTAAGCTCCTTCTACTCAGCGCAGGGAGCGGCCCGACCATACGACATTAAGTCGGTGCCTTGGCCGACGTAATTTCCCCGATGGATATTTGCCGCCTACGGAGCCGCCGGTGGACAACTGGGTGGCCAGCGCAAGGGAGAGGCGGGAGGACCAGGTGGCCCGCGAGTGCTCATAGTGGAGGCTGGCAGCAAGTCATACAtggccgagctccgccgccgtttcTCGGAGCTAGGCCGAACGATGATTGTACGCGAAGTACGCGATGGGAAGGACCAATGTGATGGACCTATGCAAAGATAAAGAATGCAacatgttagaataaatccgaggccaaCATCGATCATCTGAGAACCAAACAATCACACGAGTATGAcactgagatttgttaacgaggttcatcgatatgACTACATCCTCGGGGCCTGACTATGAGTGCTCCTCCCCATGATACCGCTACAACACCACACCCGGTCGCCTTGGACGCCAGCACAAGCTGCCGGCTTCGCCTGcgttcctgtgctattatgttggcatatgttacatcatgtgtctactctcgctatatatgagaggcataGTGTGACACCgcaagaccggcgctccagatgccttccatgttttccgagtttcgtggtgtgttttgttttgcttgttgcattcatcattgcatattttgcattgcatcatgtcatcatgccatcatgtctttaatctctgcaactcaactaaataaattgcatggatcttcggtccatttaaaccgaggggactcacatggtgattgctctttataacatatcctcccaatattaagGAGCTATATTAAACATTtcattaatttggaattcaccataacacacttgcaaaatatcccaatgcctttgttatcttaattcttggtctccaacctcgtcacatattctttcatcatattccggagctccaccaaaaatccgaacatttttggaccttccttctACCAAGTCCTAGTtgaaacccatttgaattaaattcaaatgagtttgaatttacatctatCAATCAtgaccttttctattttctcggaacaagcatattcttgtgagtccgggaaaataatcccatGCCCAAACTCTTTAACCTTTTCCtcacttctttttctttctttgcaTTTATTTTTCTGCTATGAAAAATAagggagagagagcccagccaggcctccCAACCACCAGCGCCGGCCCATTTGCCCCTTTAGGCCCAGTCGGCCCCTGCCTTCTCAACCCTAGGCCGACTCCCCTCCACTCGatctctccctcaccctctcccctcgcgccgccagaccCAGCGCCCCATCTCCCTCCGCTCGTTTTCTCCCTTGTCTCCCATATCACGCACCAGAGAGGAGCTCGCGCGTCGCCCGCCCCCTGCTCCCGGtcttcctcgccggcctctcctctcctgcacctTGTTCCCGGCGCCGGCAAGCCTGCGACGCCGCCGTCGAGCTCCACCAGGACCACGCCGGCCTTTCCTCCTTCCACACCGTGCCTTTGCTCCGCGCCGCCCTCCTCTGCCATGGCCTCCCTCCTCCCGAGCCCGACCTCGTTCCCACCGTCCTCGCCCGTTCGTCGCGCCACCAAGACAGCAGGACTCCCCTGCGTCGCCTGAAGGTCGCCCGCTCACCCGTCGTTCTTGCTTCGCTGGAGGAGAGGACCAGCGCCGCCCCCCATGCCCTTCGCTCGCGCCAAGACCCGCCATCGCCGCTGATTGAGTTCCTCGCTGGATCCGGCGACCTCTGCCTCAAACACGCCGGCTCCGTCCCGTTCCGCGCCTTGTTGATGCTGCTGGCCGTGAGCTCGCCTCTGTGACCTCCCCTGCTGCTCCCTGCATCCGGCCTAGGACCGACCCTTCCTTCCGCGTGCACTTccggctgctgctgttgttgcaaCGTCCCCGAGCATGAGCACTCTGCTTCGTTTTCTGCCTCCTGCCGAGTTCGGGTGGCCCCTGCTCAAGCCGCCAAGACCGCAGTCAAATGTCCCATGTACGACTACGCAAATACACAAGTCTCCCTGAGCCCACTTGGACGCAAAGTACCACGACGCCTGAAGAGCTCAGAtccgtcaagttccactaccgCCGACTAATACGTCTACCGTCGCAAAAACAAGACCTTCAAAACCgaaccgacaagtaccccgacgacCTTGTACCACTATCATCGCAATACCACGAGTACCCCTACCGACggccccgaacatctacggaagtGTACGACTACCGTTGCCCAAAAAACTGTGGATCCGACAAGACcaagtgtacaactaccgtcgaccgTGGATTCGTCAAGTTCCCATCCGAAAcgaatgtgtaccactacttccacgactgTCGCGAGAATGTCTACTTCACCTACACCGCTTTGAACTTGGTCCGCCTAAaaacgcatgcttcgaaggtataaccgtcgAGAACGAtcgcccgtggacgaatgcatatgttgtatgaaatgctcgcgtttgcaccgtgtccgacaTGTTTCTTGCATGTTCCCCGTTGCCATGCCGTTGTCTCgagggaacccggtaaccgggatcaccccaccatccgtGCTTGACACACTcccgccacactttcttttgcaccgacatctcaatgagttgtcggaaccggaacgttgccgtggcaccgtctcgttatcgtcgccgtggcaccccctttcgtttccgccacgatgacaaatgcttcatatcatgttcGTGTCAACTTCtaacaaaaattgcataaaacttgcacatgtcattcgcatcatgataacatcatttaaaatgtttaaaattgatgttgcattaaattactaatacacatgaggatttaccggaattgttg is from Triticum aestivum cultivar Chinese Spring chromosome 3A, IWGSC CS RefSeq v2.1, whole genome shotgun sequence and encodes:
- the LOC123057534 gene encoding BTB/POZ and MATH domain-containing protein 2-like, yielding MGCVMSSSSTPTPSATAAAAVKPQTVSPRSGSHVLLLYINVYPTYQGLGNGKCVKSETFLAGGRRWYVEFYPDGQGPQDAGWISVFLFLVPAGAFEVVTTQVKISLLDAHGKPVPSYGRRGGWRCCTFSSNEGPWGYSRFITRADLERLGHVSWENGGFSVQFDIIVSKEISTEYVPGRNHDRMLVPPSDILHDLGQLLSSGEGADVMFEVGGEMFAAHRCVLGARSSVFRAQLLGPMKESTSMCVQIEDMEPKVFQALLHFIYTDSVPDVDDADALGMIQHLLVAADRYGLKRLKLTCEEKLCGYINTSTVATTLALAEQHACPALKEECFRFLESCNNSMLDLITRSSDFEHLARSCPSIMKELIPKLARKPPCVIKYSNM